GCCGGCGATTGGGGTCGTTACAATGGCGAGTTGCAGCGCCTGGCCGCCCGGCATCGCTGGGTTTGCATTGCCTGCCGGCCATAACCTCGGCGTCCCTTTTGGCTCATTGAGACGAAAGCGGTGCCGCATTTCTGGAACACTGCGATTTCTCGATGCGCAAGACGACCGTCTCTCCTGTGAAAGACCTGCTGCTGGACCGCTACGCACCCATTGCCGACGGCATCGCGGCGCTGTTCTATCCGTGTGCCGAAGTCGTGATTCACGACCTGCGCGATCAGACCATCGCGTATCTCGTGAACAACCTGTCGAAGCTCGAGGTCGGTGGCCCTTCGGTGCTCGACGAAGTCCACTACGCGGCGCGCGGCCGGACGATCGGACCGTACGAGAAGCTCAACTGGGACGGCCGCCGCATGCGTTGCGTGAGCAACATCCTGTTCGACGACGAGGGTAAGCCGGCCGGCATGCTGTGCGTCAACTTCAACATCGCTGTGTTCGAAGATGTGCGCGCCACGCTCGATCTGTTCATCAAAGGCGGCAATCTGACGGACGCGCCCGCGGAGGAACTGTTCCGCGACGACTGGCAGGACCGCATCAACACGTTCCTGCACACCTGGCTGCGCGAGCGGCAAATCGGCATCAATGCGCTCACGCGCGAACACAAGCGGGAGATCGTCGAGGCGCTGCACGCGCAGGGCGCGTTTCGCGGCCGCAGTTCGGCGAACTACGTGGCCGCCGTGCTGACGATGGGGCGCGCCACCGTCTATAAGATTCTGAAGCAGATGAAAGAGGGCGGCTGAGGGTTCTCGACACGCAGTGGGATGGCACTGCCTCTGCCGGCCGCGAGCCGCTCTCCATGCCGACGTAACGAGACACAGCGACTATCACCGCTCCATTGTCGTGTCGATCCGTGTGCCCCGTTTGACGAACAGGGTGACGGGTGTCTTCTCGCAGATTTCGGCAAGGCGGGTCCGCTGGCTGTCGTCGAGGGGACCATCGACGGATACGGTGCGCCGAATGTACTGACCGCCGTCGCGCTCGACGTGCAATTCCGTGCCGACTTTGATCCGGCCGCCCGGCCATGCTTTCCTCTGCATGTACATTCTGAGCGTGGCGGCGGTGCATGCCGCGAGACCCGAGAGCACGAATTCGAAGGGAGCCGGGCCGCTGTCCTGCCCCCCTTCGCGAGGCCCTTCATCGCCGAGCAGGCTGTGGGTGCCCGCATCGACTTTGAGGAGATAGTTGGGTGAGTCTGCGTCCGAGATGGCGGTTGCGATGGCGAGCGTCATCATTGTCCTCACTGGTAAGATTCCGTTGACCCGAACAGGAGTAGCTGCATGGTGCGTTATCGACACTACAAAGGCGGTATTTACGAGCTGGTTTGCGAGGCCACGCTGGAGTCCGATCCGACGATCACGATGATCGTCTACAAAGCCGGCAATGGTACGATCTGGACGCGTCCGGCTTCGGTGTTTTTCGAGCTGGTCGAAATCGACGGCACCAGGGTGCCGCGCTTCGCACCGATCAACTAGTCTGCCTCGTTCAGGCAATCGTCATCACGATTGTGCTCGAAGAACGTGTGCGGCGAGGCCAATATAAACACACACAGGAAATCTGAATGCGTCTTTTGCTTGCCCTCATTCTGCCGTGGTTCCAGTTCTTCACGATCGGCCGGCCGTTTGCCGGCATCATCTGTCTGATCCTGCAGATCACGCTGATCGGCTGGATTCCGGCCGCGATCTGGTCGGTATATGCGTTGAGCCAGTACAACACCGACAAGAAAATCGCCCGGGCGATGGGCAACGGGCGGTAAGGCCGAATGCGGCGTACGTCGTGCGCCGCGCCGGCTGGCGGCGAAGGGCATGCGAGAGGGCTGCCTCCCGCTTCCCGCTTTCGCCGGACTCAGGCGGCCTGGGTGGGGCGCCGATGGCCGGCCGGCCGCGCATATCGCCTGGATTAGCGCTGCTGTAATTCAATAGCGTCCGGCGCTTCGATCACCGCATCGGTTTCCGCGATCGCCACACACGGCAGGATGTAGCCTTCCGCTTTTTCTTCCCGGCTCAGACCCGGCCACTCGATCGTGTAGCGCACGCGTCCCGCCGTCATTTTGCATAGACATGTGCGGCAGGTGCCGTTGCGGCACGAACGCGGCAGACGCAGATTCGCAAAGCCGGCGGCTTCGAGGATCGTGAGCGAATCGGGCGCTTCGAAGCTTTGGCCGAGCGGCTCGACGCGAACGAGAGGCGGGCGGATAGAGTCGGACATCGTGTGAATCGGTGACGGATTGCGCCACACTTTACACGCAGCGCAGAGTGCCTACAGCACACACGTTCCTGGCGCACGCTTTGCACGCTTAACGTCGCACACCTCGCTTCCCACGAGGCCCGGGAGCACCAGGTCCCACGAACACCGAACACCAGGCTCTCGCGTCGCCGTTTCAATGAGTCGTGTTGCTCCGCCGCAGATATCGATACACCGTATTTCGCGCAAGCCCCAACTCGCGCGCCGCAGCCGATACATTGCCGTCGAGTCGCGCGAGCGTTTGCGCGATCAGCGTGGCCTGCCAATCTTCCATCCGCGCGGGCGACGCATTCACGGGTGCACCCGGCTTCTCGCGTCCGTCGCCGCCATTGCCGTCGCCACCGCCATTGCCGTTGCCGTTGCTCGACAGCGCCACGGGCGTCTGGATGCCGGCGTCGGCCGGCGCCCCCCCGCAGTCCTGCAGAAAATCATCCGGCAAATCCTCGAGTTCGATCTGCTCCGCGCCTTCGGCCATGATGCTTGCGGTGCGCAGCACGTTGGCCAATTGCCGCAGATTGCCGGGCCAGCGGCATTGCGCAAACCGCTCCAGCACCTCATCGGAGACGCGGCGCGGCAACCGCTCGCCATCCGGCTGCAATGCCAGCATGCGCTCGACGAGCGCCGCCAGATCGCTGCGCTCGCGCAACGCCGGCAAGGTGACGACAAGGCCGTTGATCCGGTAATACAGGTCTTCGCGGAAAGTGCCGGCCTCGATCATCGCGCGCAGATTGCGGTGGGTCGCGCAGACGATGCGCAGATCGACCGGAATCGCCCGTGTGCCGCCAAGCGGCACGACGGTGCGCTCCTGCAGCACGCGCATCAGCCGCACTTGCTGGGCGAGCGGCATATCGCCGATTTCGTCGAGAAACAGCGTACCGCCGTCGGCCTGCACGATCTTGCCGACGCTGCCGCGTTTCTTGGCGCCGGTGAACGCGCCGTCTTCGTAACCGAACAACTCTGCCTCGATCAGCGTATCGGGCAGCGATGCGCAATTCAGCGCGACGAAGGGTGCGGCCCGCCGTGGCGAATCGTGATGGATCGCGCGGGCGAGCCACTCCTTGCCGGTGCCGGTTTTGCCGAGTACGAGAATGGGAATATCGCGTCCGCGCAGCTTGGCGACTCTCCGCAGGATCGCCGAGACCGTTGCATCGCCGGTATCGAGCGTTTCGAGTGTGGCGAGCGGCGCCGTTTCGCAGGGCTGAGCCGCGGCACGCGCGCTGCTGGACGCGGCAGCACGCGCTGTGTCAGGAAAGCCCTCTGCCGAAGCAACATAACGCGGCGCCGCAAATTCGCCGCGCGCGACCACGCGCACGCCGCTCGGCAGCGTCAGTTCGATATTTTCGCCTGGCGCGCGCGCGATCTGCTGCAGCACTCTGGCGAGGGCGACGCCGAACAGCGCGTCGAACGGCTGCCGTAGCAGCTCGGCGAGCGGCTGCCCGAATTGAAACAGCGCGCTGCGATTCGCGGACAGGAACGTGCCGTCCGGCGCGAACGCGGCGAGCCCTTCATACAGCGTGCCGATGAATTCCGCGCGCGCATGAAAGTGAATGCGAATGGCGTCGACGAATTGATTGGAGAACAGATGATTTTCGATCATCTGCGCCGACATCCGCACGAGCGCGAGTGTGTGCTTGTGGAAGCCGCGCGTGTCGCCGCTGACGTCGAGCGCGCCGATGGTGCGCCCGAACGGATCCGCGATGGGCGCGCACGAACAGGTGAGAATCCGGTTCGCGTGCAGGAAGTGTTCGCCGGCGTGCACGACGGTCGGCTGGCCGTCGATCAGGGCGGTGCCGATCGCGTTCGTGCCGCGATCCGCTTCGGCCCATGACACGCCCGGGCACAACGCGACGCGATTGGCTTTTTCGACAAAGTCGCTGTCACCGAGACTGTGGAGGATCACGCCGTGGCTGTCGGTGAGCAGCACCATGCTTTGCGTGTCGACGATCTGCGCGTGCAGCGTCTCCATGACGGGGAGCGCGTGCGTATAGAGCGACTGATTGCGATCGACGAGCTCACGCAGCGCGAGCCGGCGCAGCGGATGGAAGTCCGGCGTTTCCGATGCGCGCAGGCCGACTTCGAGCGAGCGGGCATGAGCTTGCGCGATGACATCGGGTCGGCCCATGGCGGGCGGCGTGGCAGGACGATGGCTCAAAGCATGTCTCCGGTTATCGGATCCGGCGGGTGCGTTGCCCGCGGTTGCGTTCCGCAGTGCAACATACGCGACTGCGGCCGAACACCGATATTACAGGACGAAGCGCGGCCCAGGCGCAAGCCGCGCGGCAGGAAAAAACCGGGTCGCGCAATGGAGAATCATCTGCTCAAAACACCCGGTCAGGCACCAGAATTCGAGCAAACGAAAAGGAAAACTTGCACCGCGCCCGAACTCGTCTACAGTAAATCCAATCACCTCCACAGGGCGCGAAGTACGGCGCCCTCGCAATCGTGGGGTGACGGACCCGCGCCACCGGCATTCGACAAGGAGGAAAAAGCGCTGCAGGTGCGACCAGACTCAACCAGCGTGCGCAGTACCAATCGACCCATGCGCAGCACCCAACCTCTCAGGTGACTCCCATGCAGATCCTATTCCCGAACGAAACTCCTGAATATTCAGGTCGCGAACTTACCTTGGCGTTCCCGGCGATGGTTGATGGGCAAAGGGTGGAGTGCATGATCACCGCTGAAGCGCTGGAAGATCACTTCGGTGCCGCATCGCCGCGTCTGGAGGACATGGTCGGCGCATTCGACACGCACCGGGCCCGCATCGAAGCGGCCACGCGCCGTTTGCTATCGGAAACGCGGGCGCAATGTCTGGTGCTGAGGAGCGGCTACGTGCGCTTCTATGAAGCGAACTGGCGCAACTGAGCGAATCGGCGCCTGGCGGGAACCCGCCCGAAAACAGGCCCGGCAGCAAGCTCAAAGGTAGGCCCACTGAGCGGGCAGAGCAGAAAAGCAGAACCAGCCGCGCAAGAGCAACACGAGACGCAAACCCAGGCGCGGCGTCCGCACTTCAACGGATCCTCAGACGGATAGTCCACTGGCCGCGGCCCTTCGCGCCGCCCAGGTCCGCACTCGCGCGGCTGTAAAAATGATTGTTGAACCAGGCGGCATCGTGGTCAGACACCGCGACGATGCCGCAGTGTTTTCAGTCAGGCTGCGACGCGTTGCGCGGTGTGGCATCGTGCAGCGCCAAGCCAAGCCAAGCCAAGCCAAGCCAAGCCAAGCCAAGCCAAGCCAAGCCAAGCCAAGCCAAGCCGTGTCCCGTGCCTTCGCCTTAGGCGTGGCCGGCGCGCTCATTCGCTGCCGAGGTAGAAATAGCGGAACAGGAAAATCGCAGCGATGATCCACACCACCAGTTTCACTTTGCGCGCCTGGCCAGTCAGTAGTTTCAGGCCGGCATACGAGATGAAACCGAACGCGACGCCGTTGGCGATCGAGTAGGTGAATGGCATCAGCAGCGCGGTCAATGCGGCCGGCACGACTTCGGTGGCGTCGTCCCACGGCAGATCGAGCATTTCGCGCAGCATCAGGCACGAGACGTACAGCAGGGCCGGCGCCGTCGCGTAGCCTGGCACCACGCCCGCCAGCGGCGCGAAAAACAGTGCCGCAAGGAACAGCACGGCGACGGTGAGCGCCGTCACCCCCGTGCGGCCGCCGGCTTGCACGCCCGAGGCGCTCTCGATATACGCGGTGGTCGACGAGGTGCCCAGCATCGAGCCGGCCAGAATCGCCGTGCTGTCGGCGAGCAGAGCGCGGTTCAGTCGGAACATCTTGCCTTCGACCAGCAGCCCGGCGCGATTGGCCACGCCCATCAGCGTGCCGGTCGCGTCGAACAGTTCGACGAGGAAAAACACCAGGATCACGTTCAGCACGCCGCCCGAGAGCGCGCCGCGAATGTCGAGCTGGAACAGCGTCGGAGCAATCGACGGCGGCGCGGAGACGATGCCGTGGAACTGATTGCCGCCGAAGAAAAAGCTCAGCACCGTCACGCCGACAATGCCGATCAGGATCGCGCCGCGCACCCGCAGATAGTCGAGTGTGACGATCGCAAAGAAGCCGATCACCGCGAGAATCACATGCGGGTTATGCAGATCGCCGAGCGTGACGAGCGTGGCCGGATTGCCGACCACGACACCGGCCGATTTCAGCGAAATGATCGCGAGAAAGAGGCCAATGCCGCCGGTGATGGCAATGCGGATGGAATGCGGAATCCCGTTGACGATCACCTCCCGCACCCGAAACAGCGTGACGATCAGGAACAGGCAGCCGGAGACGAACACCGCGCCGAGCGCCGCTTGCCACGTGAAGCCCATGCCCTTCACGACCGTGTACGCGAAGTACGCATTCAGGCCCATGCCGGGCGCGAGCGCGATCGGGTAGTTGGCGTAGAGACCCATGATCAGCGAGGCCAGCGCGGCCACGATGCAGGTCGCGACGAACACCGCGTCCTTCGGCATGCCGGCGTCGCCGAGAATCGCCGGGTTGACGAAGATGATGTAGGCCATTGTCAGGAAGGTGGTCAGCCCGGCGAGCACTTCGGTGCGCAGGTTGGTGCCGGCGGCGTCGAAGCCGAAGTATCGTTTTATGGAGTCCATGAGGCGGGTCTCTCGTTGTTCAAAAAGCGTTTCTTGTGGTTGATACGGGCAATGCGTGGCGATCAGCGGGCGACCGTGCCGTCCGGCACGCCACCGATGCGCCACGTGGCCCACGCCTACGGGCGGATTGTAATCACGATTGGCGGCGCCGGACCGGTTTGCGCGACTGCGGCCTTGCCGAAGGGGCGAGATGATACCTTGCCAGCGCGCGCGGCGGCGCGGCAAGCGAATTTACGACGTTGTGGCCGGAGACGGTGGGCTTGCGGGGGCACGGGGACAGGCGGAGCCTGGTGGGACGGCGTGAATTGCGAAGATTCGGACGGAAGCCAGCCGTGAAAAAACGTCGTCTTCTTCTAGAAGGCTCCATGGAGGCTGCAGCGGCATGCAAGCGCGACACATGTCAGGGATAGTCGGGCCGCCATCTCGAATATTGTGCAAATCACTTTCGTTGGTTAGAAAGGTAATTTGACTAACGGAGGCGTTTGACGTGAAACGTTACTTCATTGTGCTGGGCGATCAAACGACGGCGGGTGGTGTAGTGGTCCAGCCCGAAGAGTCCTGTCGGAATCATGGAAAACCGTTGTCATATCACGGAGCGCAGATATACTGCCACGCGTGCAAGACCACGGGCTACATCTGCAATGTGCCGCCCTACCGGACGATGCTCCTCATGGGCAATCAGGCAGCACTAGAAAACGACATTTGCATCTGCGAATGCAGCCCGGCGCCCCGGCTGATTGCTTCGCAGAACAACGCCTCGATGTTCTTTGAGTCCGACGAACTCGCGGCAATGGGCTTTCGGCCAGATGGCAGTCCCATGCCAAAGGAATCTGGCGCGTTCGATGAGCAGATCAGGGCGATCGGACATGGCGCATCGGAAGGCTATCCCTATTTCATCGAGACAGCGGACGGCCGAATGTTTTCGGGTCGCCTTGACCGCAACGGCCAATTGCCGCGCGTCTACACCGACCTCCAGGACAACTACAACGTGTGTTGGGGCGACGAAGCCCTTGTAATGCAGGATGGTGCCTGACGTATGCCGAACAAGAAAACCGTCGTCCGGACTAACTCGACGCCCAATTCGATCAAGGAGGTACCGCTGAAGGCCGTGACGTTCCAGGAGCTCTGGAGCGCTTACCCGTCAAGCGATCCTTACGACGATCCCAACGGCAACTACACGAACCAATGCGCGATTCGCTTGAGCGTGACATTCCATCGCGTGGGTAGCGAAATGAAGTCATTCTCGCAGAAGCTCGTCCACCCAATGCCCGGTAAGTCCAGCTTGGGTCGAATCCTGATCGATGAAAAACCGACCGCGACGAGAGCATACGAGCTGGCTGAATGGCTGCAACTGAGGCCGTTTGCCGGCGTCCCAGCAGCCGAAGACGTAACTGGCCCGGACTGGCAAGGCAAGGTGAAAGGCCGGACTGGCATTATTTTCTTCTATGGCTACTGGCGACAGGATGGGGATTCGGGACCCGAGCTAACGGGCGGGCACATTGACCTCTGGAACAAAGACACGCTTACACCTTCGGCGGAGTCGTTTCTGCGGTTTCGGATCGGAATGCCGGAAATTCCCAACCCCTTGTCTTGGTTGAGCGGGCGAAGAGACAACATATACTCGAACCTCTCAGACTCTAGGCAAATCCTGTTTTGGGAGGTCAGGTGAGACGTTTCCTGGTCGCCTTATCGGGCTTCCTCTGGGGATTACTATTGACGTGGCTTTCCCTTTACACACTCAGCCATCTCGATTGGCCGGCAGCACACGCAAAAGCTTCCGGCTGCTCTGACATGGAGCATTGCAGCCCGCGCGTCGTCGTGATTTCGGCACTTTTAGGGACGCTGTCCACGCCGGCGCTGAGCTTCGCGATCCTCAATGCGGTAGCGTATAGGCGCTGGTCGACGCGAAAATGGACCATCAGTTTCGGGGTTGGAAGCATTCTTGTGGTTTTGTTCTATCTTGCGGGCTTCGCCATGCCTCGCTTTTAGGGGGCTTATGAGTTATCGGCGTCTGCTCCCGGACCTCCGGTAACCGGAAGTCGGCGCGGCTCATGAAAACCTGCAATTCTTTTGCAACCTACCAAACTAATGGCGAGCAGCGATTATCTGGCCGCCGACCCGCATTTATCGCGCGCGGCTTCAGGATGGGTAGAGCATCCAGGGCCGGCGTCGTCAGCGACCCTTGCAGTCGGCTGCGACCCGGCCTGCCGCTTCAAGGCCCGGATGAGACCTGAGACCGACTACTGCGTCATGCGCCCACCCATCTGCTGCGCCCGCCGCGCGGCGACGATGCGGCCCGCGCGCTGCGCGTTGTCCGGATAGTCGATCCAGTCGAGCGGATCGTAGCCGGCCGCGCGCCAGTCGGCCAGATCGGCCTTGACCTGGGCACGCGTCAGCGGTGCCGCCGGGTCGTAGGCACGCGAAGTCTGCGCGAACGCACTGCTCATACTCACGGCGGCCAACAGCGCGCCGAGTCCAACCAGAGAAACGATTTTCATGATCGGCTCCTAAGGAGCGGTTAAAAGCGACCCCACAATCTTAATTTTGATGGGCATTCCGAGTAAGTCGATTAAAGGCAATGCACCATTTCACCCCGCGATCCAAAGCGGGCCAAAGTGAAGCGGCGCGCCCCCCCGGTTCAGGAGGCCGACGGCTTGCTGAAGCGATCCAGCACGGCGCTCAACAGATCGATCGGCAACGGAAAAACGATCGTCGAATTCTTGTCGGCGGCGATCGTCGTGAGAGTTTGCAGATAACGCAACTGCATGGCCTGCGGCTGTCTCGCCAACGTCTGCGCCGCCTCCAGCAGATGCTGCGAGGCCTGCAATTCGCCTTCCGCATGAATCACCTTGGCACGCCGCTCGCGTTCGGCTTCAGCCTGGCGGGCGATGGCGCGGATCATCGTTTCGTTGATGTCCACATGCTTGATCTCGACGATCGCCACCTTGATGCCCCACGCGTCGGTCTGTGCGTCGAGCACCTTCTGGATGTCGGCGTTGAGTTGCTCGCGATCCGCCAGCAATTCATCGAGTTCGTGCTTGCCGAGCACCGCGCGCAGCGTGGTTTGCGATAGCTGGCTGGTCGCCTCGAAATAGCGCGCCACCTGAATGACGGCCTTCTCCGGATCGACGACGCGGAAATACACGACGGCGTTGACCTTCACCGACACGTTGTCGCGCGTGATCACGTCTTGCGGCGGCACGTCGAACACGACGGTGCGCAAATCGATGCGCACCACCTGTTGCACGATCGGAATGATCAACACGAGGCCCGGCCCCTTGACCTTCCAGAAGCGCCCGAGCATGAACACCACGCCGCGTTCGTACTCGCGAAAAATCCGTATCGATGAAGCAATCAGCGCGGCCGCCAGCAGAATCAGAATGCTGCTGAAGCCGAATGTGAAACCGATCATGAGCGTTCTCCTTGTTGTTCTGCTTCCGCGGGCACCACGGTCAGCGTCAGTCCGCGCCGCGCCGTGACGCGCACCGCGTGACCGGCCGCGACCGGGGCCGTGCTGGACACCCGCCAGCGTTCACCATGCACCTGCGCCCAGCCGGCCAGCGTGCCGCCCGCCGCCGCGTCCCCAGGCGGCAGGCCGCCATCCGGTGACAGACCGCCGTCGAGCACGACGCCGAGACTGCCGATCAGCCCTTCCGCGCCCGTCACCACGGGCCGGCGGCGTGCCCGCAGGGCGAGCCTCGACACCCCGAACACGAACGCGACGCTGAACACGGCCACGGCCGCGATCAGGGGCAGCGGAATGCCGTAGCCGGGTACGTCGGTATCGATCAGCATCAGCGAGCCGATGACGAACGCGACTATGCCGCCGAAGCCGAGCGAGCCGAAGGTCGGCAGAAACGCCTCGCCGATCAGGAATGCGATGCCGAGAAAGATCAGGCCGAGTCCGACGTAATTGACCGGCAGCATCTGCATCGCGAAGAGTCCCATCAGCAGACTGATGGCGCCGACCACGCCAGGCAGCACGAAGCCCGGATTGGCGAATTCGAAGAAGAGGCCATACATGCCGATCATCAACAGCACCAGCGCGACGTTCGGATCGGTGATCACCGCGAGGAACTGGCTGCGCCAGTCGGCCTCGAGGGTGACGACGGGGGCGTTGGCGGTGCTGAGCTTGACGTCGCCACGGCTTGTGCCGATCGTGCGGCCGTTCACCTGGCGCAACAGGTCGGGAATGTCGCGCGCATTCAGATCGACTACGTGCTGCGCGAGCGCTTCGCTGGCCGACAGGCTGACGGCTTCGCGCACGGCGCGCTCGGCCCAGTCGGCGTTGCGTCCGCGCATTTGCGCGAGGCCGCGGATGTAGGCGGCCGCGTCGTGGACCTGCTTGCGCAGTTCGGTGGATTGGGTGTCGAGCGGCAGGGCGCCGCTGGCGGAGTTGCCGGCGTTCGCGGGGGGCGTTGAACTGGCCGAGTTGGCGGCGTTTGCGGCAGCTGCGGCGTTAGCCGAGTTAGCCGAGTTAGCCGAATTAGCCGAATTAGCCGAATTAGCCGAATTAGCCGAATTAGCCGAATTAGCCGCGTTACCTGGGTTACCCGGGTTCGCGGAATCCGCCGACGCCGGCATGCCAGGCCCGTTCTTCGGCGCACCGGAGCCGGATCCCGCGCCCGTGCCGGGCAAGCCAGGCATGCCGCCGCCGCCCGCGGGCGGTTCCGCGCCGCCGATGCCCATCTGAATCGGTGTCGCCGCGCCGAGATTGGTGCCCGGCGCCATCGCCGCAATATGGCTGGCGTAGACGATATAGGTGCCGGCGCTCGCCGCTCGCGCGCCGCTCGGGGCGATAAAGGTCGCGACCGGCACCGGCGAGCCGAGGATCGCCTTGATGATCTGCCGCATCGAGGTATCCAGTCCGCCGGGCGTGTCGAGTTGCAGCACGGCGAGTTGCGCGTGCTCGTCGTCGGCGCGCTGCAGGCTGCGCACGATGAAGTCGGCGCTTGCCGGACTGATCGCGCCGTTCACCGGGATCACGACAACGCTATTCGGCGCCATGGCGGCCTCGGCGACCCCAACTCGCGGTGCGCTTTCGCACAATGCGAATCCAAATGCCAAAAGTACGCCGAGCGCGGTCATGCCGCGCATCAACCGGCCCACGACTCCGCCACGGATAAGCGCAAAGCGCGGACCAGACTGCCGGAACGGGAGGCGCGGATACGTGCTCATCGCTGACGGCTGCCGCGCCGTGCCGACGGGTATCGACCGGCGCGGGCCGATACCCCAAAAAGGCTGGCCTGCTTCTTACAGCTTAGTCCGATTCCGTGCGGTGCGTGAAATCCGCACGCGCCGGCCGGTAATCGGTCGGCCGCATGCCGGTCCACTTGCGAAACGCGCGATGAAACGCGCTCGGCTCGGCAAAACCCACGGCGGCGGCGATGTCCGCGATCGTGCGATCGGTGTCCTGCAGTTCGCCGATTGCGATATCGCGCCGCAAGTCGTCCTTGATCGACTGATACGTATAGCCTTCCTGTTTCAAACGCCGCCGCATGGTGGCCTCCGCGACGTGCAGGCGCAGCGCCATCTGGTCGGCGGCCGGCCATCCTGACATCGGCAGCGCGCGCAGCATCTTGCGCACGCGTGCGGCAAGCGAGCCGGGATTGCGGTACTTGACGATGAAGCTGCCGGGCGCATCGCGCAGGAACGGCTTGACCGACTTGGTGGTCTGGATCACCGGCAGGTCGAGAAATGCCGGCGACAGATCGACGTACGAGCCGGCCTGGTCGAACATCATGTCGTCGCAGAACATCAGACGGTATTCATGGGCGGCAGGCGGCTCGGCGCAGCGAAAGCGCGCCTCGAGCAACGGAATGCGCCGCCCGACCAGCCAGCACAGCAGGCCGTAGACGACGATGAAGTAGGTCGCATAAGCGAACATGGCGGGCGGCCTCGCGCCCTCGCGTTCGACAAACCGCAACCGCACACGCTGCGCATCCGTTTCGATCTGCGCGCCAAGGTCGTCCAGCACGAGCCGCATGAAGCCGACCGCCCGCGCAAGCGCTTGCGCGCCATTGCGCGCGCTTAGCGTGGATTGGGTCATCGCGATGAAGCTGCCGCTTTTCATACGGTGCGAGTCCTGCCCGAAGAACTCGTCGTCCAGCGCGCGGGCGATGCCGGCCCACAGCGCGCCGTACTGCGCCGACGAGACCCGGCTTTTCGGCGACGCCAGCATCGGCGCCGCGATGCCGGCGGCTTCGGCGAGCGGCAGCGCTTCGAAACCGCGCGCTCGCGCCAGCGCCAGCGCTTCTTCGACGAGACTGACGGAAATCGTGCCCTTGTCGTTCTTTGCGTTTTTGGGGTTTTTCATGGTCATCTGGCAAACGCGCTCAGCATTTTCCTTGTGGCGATTCGCTAAGCCCTTGAAAATGCGGCCTGAATCGGGTTTGCGCAATACCGGTATGGCAAATGCGCTCAACCAGAATGATCGGGCTGAGCATCGAACCTGTCCAGCAGCTTCCTT
This genomic stretch from Paraburkholderia caffeinilytica harbors:
- a CDS encoding DUF1488 domain-containing protein — its product is MQILFPNETPEYSGRELTLAFPAMVDGQRVECMITAEALEDHFGAASPRLEDMVGAFDTHRARIEAATRRLLSETRAQCLVLRSGYVRFYEANWRN
- a CDS encoding YqaE/Pmp3 family membrane protein; translation: MRLLLALILPWFQFFTIGRPFAGIICLILQITLIGWIPAAIWSVYALSQYNTDKKIARAMGNGR
- a CDS encoding PAAR domain-containing protein codes for the protein MKRYFIVLGDQTTAGGVVVQPEESCRNHGKPLSYHGAQIYCHACKTTGYICNVPPYRTMLLMGNQAALENDICICECSPAPRLIASQNNASMFFESDELAAMGFRPDGSPMPKESGAFDEQIRAIGHGASEGYPYFIETADGRMFSGRLDRNGQLPRVYTDLQDNYNVCWGDEALVMQDGA
- a CDS encoding helix-turn-helix transcriptional regulator, with translation MRKTTVSPVKDLLLDRYAPIADGIAALFYPCAEVVIHDLRDQTIAYLVNNLSKLEVGGPSVLDEVHYAARGRTIGPYEKLNWDGRRMRCVSNILFDDEGKPAGMLCVNFNIAVFEDVRATLDLFIKGGNLTDAPAEELFRDDWQDRINTFLHTWLRERQIGINALTREHKREIVEALHAQGAFRGRSSANYVAAVLTMGRATVYKILKQMKEGG
- a CDS encoding NCS2 family permease yields the protein MDSIKRYFGFDAAGTNLRTEVLAGLTTFLTMAYIIFVNPAILGDAGMPKDAVFVATCIVAALASLIMGLYANYPIALAPGMGLNAYFAYTVVKGMGFTWQAALGAVFVSGCLFLIVTLFRVREVIVNGIPHSIRIAITGGIGLFLAIISLKSAGVVVGNPATLVTLGDLHNPHVILAVIGFFAIVTLDYLRVRGAILIGIVGVTVLSFFFGGNQFHGIVSAPPSIAPTLFQLDIRGALSGGVLNVILVFFLVELFDATGTLMGVANRAGLLVEGKMFRLNRALLADSTAILAGSMLGTSSTTAYIESASGVQAGGRTGVTALTVAVLFLAALFFAPLAGVVPGYATAPALLYVSCLMLREMLDLPWDDATEVVPAALTALLMPFTYSIANGVAFGFISYAGLKLLTGQARKVKLVVWIIAAIFLFRYFYLGSE
- a CDS encoding 2Fe-2S iron-sulfur cluster-binding protein, whose amino-acid sequence is MSDSIRPPLVRVEPLGQSFEAPDSLTILEAAGFANLRLPRSCRNGTCRTCLCKMTAGRVRYTIEWPGLSREEKAEGYILPCVAIAETDAVIEAPDAIELQQR
- a CDS encoding sigma-54-dependent Fis family transcriptional regulator, with translation MSHRPATPPAMGRPDVIAQAHARSLEVGLRASETPDFHPLRRLALRELVDRNQSLYTHALPVMETLHAQIVDTQSMVLLTDSHGVILHSLGDSDFVEKANRVALCPGVSWAEADRGTNAIGTALIDGQPTVVHAGEHFLHANRILTCSCAPIADPFGRTIGALDVSGDTRGFHKHTLALVRMSAQMIENHLFSNQFVDAIRIHFHARAEFIGTLYEGLAAFAPDGTFLSANRSALFQFGQPLAELLRQPFDALFGVALARVLQQIARAPGENIELTLPSGVRVVARGEFAAPRYVASAEGFPDTARAAASSSARAAAQPCETAPLATLETLDTGDATVSAILRRVAKLRGRDIPILVLGKTGTGKEWLARAIHHDSPRRAAPFVALNCASLPDTLIEAELFGYEDGAFTGAKKRGSVGKIVQADGGTLFLDEIGDMPLAQQVRLMRVLQERTVVPLGGTRAIPVDLRIVCATHRNLRAMIEAGTFREDLYYRINGLVVTLPALRERSDLAALVERMLALQPDGERLPRRVSDEVLERFAQCRWPGNLRQLANVLRTASIMAEGAEQIELEDLPDDFLQDCGGAPADAGIQTPVALSSNGNGNGGGDGNGGDGREKPGAPVNASPARMEDWQATLIAQTLARLDGNVSAAARELGLARNTVYRYLRRSNTTH
- a CDS encoding OsmC family protein, yielding MTLAIATAISDADSPNYLLKVDAGTHSLLGDEGPREGGQDSGPAPFEFVLSGLAACTAATLRMYMQRKAWPGGRIKVGTELHVERDGGQYIRRTVSVDGPLDDSQRTRLAEICEKTPVTLFVKRGTRIDTTMER
- a CDS encoding DUF1653 domain-containing protein; amino-acid sequence: MVRYRHYKGGIYELVCEATLESDPTITMIVYKAGNGTIWTRPASVFFELVEIDGTRVPRFAPIN